One Primulina huaijiensis isolate GDHJ02 chromosome 5, ASM1229523v2, whole genome shotgun sequence DNA segment encodes these proteins:
- the LOC140976720 gene encoding uncharacterized protein isoform X2 encodes MSQCLRLPHPLHLKLISIRSKKPTQHFMLCVRNCSVNPENARRLVAAVKVKLEKEYSSLPVGKNGRDDEEMILWFLKDRRFSVDDTVSKLTKAIKQDVIEDQQLCVYMIEKALSKFPDGKQEILGIIDLREFRTQNVDINFIAFVFDAFYCYYPRRLGQVLFVDAPFIFKPVWQLIKPLLKSYASLVKFCSADDVRKEYFAEDKVPANFRD; translated from the exons ATGTCGCAGTGCCTTAGGCTCCCCCATCCACTCCATTTGAAGCTTATCTCTATCCGTTCGAAGAAACCAACTCAGCATTTCATGCTTTGTGTTCGAAATTGTTCTGTGAATCCGGAGAATGCTCGCAGG TTGGTGGCAGCAGTCAAAGTAAAGCTTGAGAAAGAATATAGTAGTCTTCCAGTGGGCAAAAATGGAAGAGATGATGAAGAGATGATTCTTTGGTTTCTGAAGGACCGACGGTTTTCTGTGGATGACACTGTCTCCAAATTGACCAAAGCAATT AAGCAGGACGTGATTGAAGATCAACAGCTCTGTGTATATATGATTGAGAAGGCACTAAGCAAATTTCCAGACGGAAAGCAGGAAATACTTGGCATTATTGATCTTCGAGAATTCAGGACACAAAATGTTGATATTAATTTCATAGCATTTGTG TTTGACGCATTCTACTGCTATTATCCGAGGCGATTAGGTCAAGTTCTTTTCGTGGATGCTCCATTTATATTTAAACCAGTTTGGCAGCTGATTAAGCCTTTGTTGAAATCTTATGCATCTTTG GTGAAATTTTGCTCGGCGGATGACGTTAGAAAGGAGTATTTTGCAGAAGATAAGGTTCCAGCTAACTTTAGGGATTGA
- the LOC140976718 gene encoding uncharacterized protein isoform X2: protein MALATHQLQSCSYFSFPSVPSSWSRGSKLKRSVPSSFPVGRKDRFISLKCRSCLSVGASLALGPKSKLFKISAFKGSSRHDGSGNRSSGSKSLKNPATVSHWPHESKESLAESSKVQNVVPASYTAADETTTRSQAIQNLFKNWLILLRLPSQTQTVEEVDKPSSMSTGLSKTKQKQERAHLCTLQLTLYMDQKCQKN from the exons ATGGCATTGGCAACTCATCAGTTGCAG AGCTGCTCTTATTTTTCTTTCCCCTCCGTGCCTTCATCTTGGAGCAGAGGGAGCAAATTAAAACGTAGCGTTCCATCATCCTTTCCTGTTGGACGGAAAGATAGATTTATATCGTTGAAATGTAGATCTTGTTTGAG TGTAGGAGCTTCCCTTGCCCTTGGACCTAagtcaaaattatttaaaatatcagcTTTTAAAGGTAGCAGTAGACATGATGGTTCTGGCAACAGGAGCAGTGGGTCAAAGTCCCTTAAAAATCCTGCTACAGTTTCTCATTGGCCACATGAGAGTAAAGAATCCTTGGCGGAATCCTCTAAGGTACAGAATGTTGTACCTGCTTCTTATACAGCAGCAGATGAGACTACAACCCGGTCGCAGGCTATACAAAATTTGTTCAAGAACTGGCTGATATTACTGCGATTGCCATCACAAACCCAAACGGTGGAAGAAGTCGACAAACCTTCTTCAATGTCAACAGGATTAtcaaaaactaaacaaaagcaAGAAAGAG CACACCTTTGTACCTTGCAGTTAACCTTATATATGGATCAGAAGTGTCAAAAGAATTGA
- the LOC140976720 gene encoding uncharacterized protein isoform X3, whose translation MSQCLRLPHPLHLKLISIRSKKPTQHFMLCVRNCSVNPENARRLVAAVKVKLEKEYSSLPVGKNGRDDEEMILWFLKDRRFSVDDTVSKLTKAIRWRHEFGVSELSEESVKRVVESGKAYVHDYLDVYDRPVLIVDVSKHFPGFDAFYCYYPRRLGQVLFVDAPFIFKPVWQLIKPLLKSYASLVKFCSADDVRKEYFAEDKVPANFRD comes from the exons ATGTCGCAGTGCCTTAGGCTCCCCCATCCACTCCATTTGAAGCTTATCTCTATCCGTTCGAAGAAACCAACTCAGCATTTCATGCTTTGTGTTCGAAATTGTTCTGTGAATCCGGAGAATGCTCGCAGG TTGGTGGCAGCAGTCAAAGTAAAGCTTGAGAAAGAATATAGTAGTCTTCCAGTGGGCAAAAATGGAAGAGATGATGAAGAGATGATTCTTTGGTTTCTGAAGGACCGACGGTTTTCTGTGGATGACACTGTCTCCAAATTGACCAAAGCAATT AGATGGCGGCATGAATTTGGTGTATCTGAATTGTCGGAAGAATCGGTGAAGAGGGTTGTGGAATCTGGAAAAGCTTACGTGCATGATTATCTTGACGTTTATGACAGACCAGTGCTAATAGTAGATGTCTCCAAACATTTTCCAGGG TTTGACGCATTCTACTGCTATTATCCGAGGCGATTAGGTCAAGTTCTTTTCGTGGATGCTCCATTTATATTTAAACCAGTTTGGCAGCTGATTAAGCCTTTGTTGAAATCTTATGCATCTTTG GTGAAATTTTGCTCGGCGGATGACGTTAGAAAGGAGTATTTTGCAGAAGATAAGGTTCCAGCTAACTTTAGGGATTGA
- the LOC140976720 gene encoding uncharacterized protein isoform X1, giving the protein MSQCLRLPHPLHLKLISIRSKKPTQHFMLCVRNCSVNPENARRLVAAVKVKLEKEYSSLPVGKNGRDDEEMILWFLKDRRFSVDDTVSKLTKAIRWRHEFGVSELSEESVKRVVESGKAYVHDYLDVYDRPVLIVDVSKHFPGKQDVIEDQQLCVYMIEKALSKFPDGKQEILGIIDLREFRTQNVDINFIAFVFDAFYCYYPRRLGQVLFVDAPFIFKPVWQLIKPLLKSYASLVKFCSADDVRKEYFAEDKVPANFRD; this is encoded by the exons ATGTCGCAGTGCCTTAGGCTCCCCCATCCACTCCATTTGAAGCTTATCTCTATCCGTTCGAAGAAACCAACTCAGCATTTCATGCTTTGTGTTCGAAATTGTTCTGTGAATCCGGAGAATGCTCGCAGG TTGGTGGCAGCAGTCAAAGTAAAGCTTGAGAAAGAATATAGTAGTCTTCCAGTGGGCAAAAATGGAAGAGATGATGAAGAGATGATTCTTTGGTTTCTGAAGGACCGACGGTTTTCTGTGGATGACACTGTCTCCAAATTGACCAAAGCAATT AGATGGCGGCATGAATTTGGTGTATCTGAATTGTCGGAAGAATCGGTGAAGAGGGTTGTGGAATCTGGAAAAGCTTACGTGCATGATTATCTTGACGTTTATGACAGACCAGTGCTAATAGTAGATGTCTCCAAACATTTTCCAGGG AAGCAGGACGTGATTGAAGATCAACAGCTCTGTGTATATATGATTGAGAAGGCACTAAGCAAATTTCCAGACGGAAAGCAGGAAATACTTGGCATTATTGATCTTCGAGAATTCAGGACACAAAATGTTGATATTAATTTCATAGCATTTGTG TTTGACGCATTCTACTGCTATTATCCGAGGCGATTAGGTCAAGTTCTTTTCGTGGATGCTCCATTTATATTTAAACCAGTTTGGCAGCTGATTAAGCCTTTGTTGAAATCTTATGCATCTTTG GTGAAATTTTGCTCGGCGGATGACGTTAGAAAGGAGTATTTTGCAGAAGATAAGGTTCCAGCTAACTTTAGGGATTGA
- the LOC140976717 gene encoding serine/threonine protein phosphatase 2A 55 kDa regulatory subunit B beta isoform-like: MSFSFSSSDVSSLAVSDWKFSQIFGDKLPGEEVQNIDIISAVQFDKSGNHLAVGDRGGRVVIFEKTDGKEESLKCTSREEFEKPDFVVSRHPKFRYKTEFQSHEPEFDYLKSIEIEEKINEIRWCVTPNGSLYILSTNDKTIKLWKVKEHKVKQVKKMDISQPISSENSLLAERSFINGQSEYLANGHSLEWKETTVNGVSLFNGGRSKLECIADSTRALCRKVYAQAHDFNTNSISINSDGETFISADDLRINLWNLEISNQCFNIIDMKPENMEDLTEVITSAEFHPYHCNLMAYSSSRGFIRLVDMRLSALCDHSAKILKDESHGQKSFFTEIVAAITDLKFANGGRHILCRDFMNLKLWDMRMDTCPVATYRIHEHLRPKLCDLYNNDAIFDKFDCCLAGDRLNFATGSYSNHLRIFSYGIGSEEGTTIEVGKNPYRKSLLQPSPRLRRSSLSNLTRGFSRQGSNEFGFDFNSKLLHMAWNPTTNLIACAAENTLLMYHHA; the protein is encoded by the exons ATGAGTTTTAGTTTCAGCTCCTCCGACGTTTCCTCTCTCGCCGTTTCCGACTGGAAGTTCTCTCAAATCTTCGGCGATAAACTACCCGGAGAAGAAGTGCAAAATA TTGATATTATATCTGCAGTTCAATTCGACAAGAGTGGAAATCACCTTGCTGTAGGCGATCGAGGTGGTCGGGTCGTAATTTTCGAGAAAACAGATGGTAAAGAG GAGTCACTAAAATGCACTTCACGGGAGGAGTTTGAGAAACCCGATTTTGTTGTTTCGAGGCATCCTAAATTTCGATATAAAACTGAGTTCCAAAGTCATGAGCCAGAG TTTGACTATTTAAAGAGCAttgaaattgaagaaaagatcAATGAAATTAGGTGGTGTGTGACACCTAATGGATCATTATATATTCTATCAACAAATGACAAGACTATTAAACTATGGAAG GTCAAGGAACATAAAGTAAAGCAAGTAAAAAAAATGGATATCAGCCAACCCATATCTTCAGAGAATTCTCTGTTGGCTGAAAGAAGTTTTATTAATGGGCAAAGTGAATATCTTGCCAATGGCCATTCTTTGGAATGGAAAGAGACTACAGTGAATGGTGTATCATTGTTCAATGGAGGACGATCCAAG CTAGAATGCATAGCAGATTCTACTCGTGCTTTGTGTCGAAAAGTTTATGCGCAAGCTCATGATTTCAATACAAACTCGATCTCAATCAATAG TGATGGGGAGACGTTTATTTCGGCTGATGACCTTAGAATAAATTTGTGGAACCTTGAAATTAGTAATCAGTGTTTCAATATCATTGACATGAAACCTGAAAATATGGAAGATCTTACAG AGGTGATCACTTCAGCAGAATTCCATCCATATCATTGCAATCTGATGGCGTACTCCAGCTCAAGGGGGTTTATTCGGCTTGTGGACATGAGACTATCGGCATTATGTGATCACAGCGCAAAGAT attgaaagatgagtcaCATGGACAAAAATCATTCTTCACAGAGATTGTTGCAGCGATAACTGACTTGAAGTTCGCAAATGGGGGAAGGCATATTTTATGTCGCGATTTTATGAATCTGAAA CTTTGGGATATGCGGATGGATACCTGCCCGGTGGCAACATATAGGATTCACGAGCACCTGAGGCCTAAG TTGTGCGATTTGTATAATAATGATGCAATATTTGACAAATTTGACTGCTGTCTTGCCGGAGACAGGCTTAACTTCGCGACTGGATCATACAG CAATCATTTGCGCATATTTTCATATGGTATTGGAAGTGAAGAAGGTACAACCATAGAAGTTGGCAAAAATCCATATAG GAAGTCGCTTCTCCAACCTTCTCCGAGACTCCGACGATCATCATTAAGCAACTTGACTAGAGGATTTTCGAGACAAG GAAGTAATGAGTTTGGTTTTGATTTCAACTCCAAGTTGCTGCATATGGCATGGAATCCAACAACCAATTTGATAGCTTGTGCTGCTGAAAACACCTTACTTATGTATCATCACGCCTGA
- the LOC140976718 gene encoding uncharacterized protein isoform X1: protein MALATHQLQSCSYFSFPSVPSSWSRGSKLKRSVPSSFPVGRKDRFISLKCRSCLSVGASLALGPKSKLFKISAFKGSSRHDGSGNRSSGSKSLKNPATVSHWPHESKESLAESSKVQNVVPASYTAADETTTRSQAIQNLFKNWLILLRLPSQTQTVEEVDKPSSMSTGLSKTKQKQERGEVSKAVWCYFMGLDATIKMPLLIFTPLYLAVNLIYGSEVSKELTPLWFLGPIIVVFYIKMFRSICGLYIFSFKRTVKVIKNLPAFSLLAYDYIFCGKLIQAIRTRIWKPMADIKNLNYNEESRRILKDFQGWLVERYLDFIESVWPCYCRTIRFLKRANLI from the exons ATGGCATTGGCAACTCATCAGTTGCAG AGCTGCTCTTATTTTTCTTTCCCCTCCGTGCCTTCATCTTGGAGCAGAGGGAGCAAATTAAAACGTAGCGTTCCATCATCCTTTCCTGTTGGACGGAAAGATAGATTTATATCGTTGAAATGTAGATCTTGTTTGAG TGTAGGAGCTTCCCTTGCCCTTGGACCTAagtcaaaattatttaaaatatcagcTTTTAAAGGTAGCAGTAGACATGATGGTTCTGGCAACAGGAGCAGTGGGTCAAAGTCCCTTAAAAATCCTGCTACAGTTTCTCATTGGCCACATGAGAGTAAAGAATCCTTGGCGGAATCCTCTAAGGTACAGAATGTTGTACCTGCTTCTTATACAGCAGCAGATGAGACTACAACCCGGTCGCAGGCTATACAAAATTTGTTCAAGAACTGGCTGATATTACTGCGATTGCCATCACAAACCCAAACGGTGGAAGAAGTCGACAAACCTTCTTCAATGTCAACAGGATTAtcaaaaactaaacaaaagcaAGAAAGAGGTGAAGTTTCGAAGGCTGTTTGGTGCTACTTTATGGGTTTGGATGCAACAATAAAAATGCCATTGTTGATATT CACACCTTTGTACCTTGCAGTTAACCTTATATATGGATCAGAAGTGTCAAAAGAATTGACTCCACTATGGTTTCTTGGACCCATAATTGTTGTCTTCTACATTAAGATGTTTAGGTCGATTTGTGGTCTTTATATATTCAGCTTCAAGCGGACGGTCAAGGTAATAAAAAATCTGCCTGCATTCTCCTTACTGGCGTATGATTACATATTCTGTGGAAAGCTTATACAAGCAATACGAACTCGTATATGGAAGCCTATGGCAGATATTAAAAACCTGAACTACAATGAAGAAAGTAGGAGAATATTGAAGGACTTCCAAGGCTGGTTAGTGGAGAGATACCTCGATTTTATTGAATCGGTATGGCCATGCTACTGCAGAACAATCAGGTTTTTGAAGAGGGCAAATTTGATATAA